A genomic region of Metopolophium dirhodum isolate CAU chromosome 1, ASM1992520v1, whole genome shotgun sequence contains the following coding sequences:
- the LOC132935445 gene encoding S-phase kinase-associated protein 1-like, with amino-acid sequence MPMIKLQSSDGEVFQVDFEIAKASMTIKTMVEHLGLEEEDEEIVPLPNVNAGILKKVIQWATYHKDDPPPAEDDEGLEKRTDDICSWDMDFLKVDQGTLFELILAANYLDIKGLLDVTSKTVANMIKGKTPDEIRKNFNIKNDFTAAEQGNVRKENEWCEEK; translated from the coding sequence ATGCCTATGATAAAGCTGCAGAGTTCTGATGGAGAAGTGTTTCAAGTCGACTTTGAGATCGCCAAAGCTTCGATGACCATCAAAACTATGGTGGAACACTTGGGCTTGGAAGAGGAAGATGAGGAGATCGTCCCGTTGCCCAATGTGAACGCTGGTATATTAAAGAAAGTCATCCAGTGGGCAACCTACCACAAGGACGACCCACCACCGGCCGAAGACGACGAAGGACTTGAAAAGCGCACCGATGATATATGCAGTTGGGACATGGATTTCTTGAAGGTGGATCAGGGTACGCTGTTTGAACTCATATTGGCCGCCAACTATTTGGATATCAAAGGCTTGTTAGATGTAACTTCCAAGACAGTCGCTAATATGATCAAGGGTAAGACACCTGATGAAATAAGGAAAAACTTCAACATCAAAAATGATTTCACGGCTGCAGAGCAAGGAAACGTACGTAAAGAGAATGAATGGTGTGAggaaaagtaa